A genomic window from Pseudomonas cavernicola includes:
- a CDS encoding ABC transporter ATP-binding protein, with translation MTLAVQFTQVSRQFGEVKAVDRVSIDIEDGEFFSMLGPSGSGKTTCLRLIAGFEQPSAGSIRIHGAEAVGLAPYQRDVNTVFQDYALFPHMNVRDNVAYGLKVKGIGKTERLTRAEEALNMVALGGYGERKPAQLSGGQRQRVALARALVNRPRVLLLDEPLGALDLKLREQMQGELKKLQRQLGITFIFVTHDQTEALSMSDRVAVFNKGRIEQVDTPRNLYMKPATPFVAEFVGTSNVLRGELAEQLTGNARPFSIRPEHIRFADSPVAGDEVQISGLLHDIQYQGSATRYEIQLENGQNLSISHANNQWQETTLAYQPGQRVTARWAREAMIPLLETALSEGV, from the coding sequence ATGACTCTTGCAGTCCAATTCACCCAAGTTTCCCGTCAATTCGGCGAAGTGAAGGCCGTAGACCGGGTTTCCATCGATATCGAGGACGGCGAGTTCTTTTCCATGCTCGGCCCATCGGGCTCGGGCAAAACCACCTGTTTGCGCCTGATCGCCGGCTTCGAGCAACCCAGTGCCGGCTCCATCCGCATTCATGGCGCCGAAGCCGTGGGCCTGGCGCCCTACCAACGCGACGTCAACACCGTCTTCCAAGACTACGCGCTGTTCCCGCACATGAACGTGCGCGACAACGTCGCCTATGGCCTGAAAGTCAAAGGCATCGGCAAAACCGAACGCCTCACCCGTGCAGAAGAGGCACTGAACATGGTCGCCCTCGGCGGCTACGGCGAGCGTAAGCCCGCACAACTTTCCGGCGGCCAGCGTCAGCGCGTGGCCCTGGCCCGCGCGCTGGTCAATCGGCCGCGGGTGTTGCTACTGGATGAGCCGCTCGGCGCGTTGGACCTGAAGCTGCGCGAGCAGATGCAAGGCGAGTTGAAGAAGCTGCAACGCCAGCTCGGCATCACCTTCATCTTCGTCACCCACGACCAGACTGAAGCGTTGTCGATGTCCGACCGCGTGGCGGTGTTCAACAAGGGCCGCATCGAGCAGGTCGACACCCCGCGCAACCTCTATATGAAACCGGCGACACCGTTCGTGGCCGAGTTTGTCGGCACCTCCAACGTACTGCGTGGCGAGTTGGCCGAACAGTTGACCGGCAATGCCCGGCCGTTCTCCATTCGCCCGGAACACATCCGTTTTGCCGATAGCCCGGTCGCCGGCGACGAGGTGCAAATCAGCGGTCTGCTGCACGACATCCAGTACCAAGGCTCGGCCACCCGCTATGAGATTCAGCTGGAAAACGGCCAAAACCTCAGCATCAGCCATGCCAACAACCAGTGGCAGGAAACCACGCTTGCGTACCAGCCCGGCCAGCGCGTCACTGCACGCTGGGCGCGTGAAGCCATGATCCCACTCCTCGAAACCGCGCTGAGCGAGGGCGTGTGA